The Deltaproteobacteria bacterium genome segment GAGGCGCGCCACGTCGAGGTCTTCCACCGCTACATCCAGCGCCTCGACCGCGTCTACCCGCTCATGGCGCCGCTCAAGAGCCTGCTGAACGCCGTCATCAGCGCGGAGCTCTGGCAGATGAAATGCGTCGGCATGCAGGTCATCGCCGAGAGCCTCGCGATGGGCTCCTTCAAGCTCATGAAGGCCGGGACGAAGGACGAGGTCCTCGCCCGCGTCGTGGATCTCACGGCGCAGGACGAGGCGCGCCACGTGTCGTTCGGTCTCATCTACATGAAGGAAGAGCTGCCGCGGATGTCGGAGGATGCGCGCACCCGCGTCGAGGATTTCGCCGTGGCCGCGCTCCGGATGCTGTGCTCGCCGGAGGCGCAGATGGCGTTCGGAGAGCCGCTGTTCGCGATCTTCCGCGAGGTCGGGATCGACACCGACGTCGCCATGAAGGAGATGCAGGCGAAGTTCCTCGACCCGGCGTTCCGCGCGCGCCAGCCGAATCCGTTCCGCGACTACGTCATCCCGCAGCTGCAACGGCTCGGGCTGATCACCGACCGGACGGCGCCCGCCTACCGCGAGATGGAGCTGATCCAGTAGCCCGGGGACCGGCGAGGCCGAGGGGAAGGCATCTCATGGCGTGGCGTCGAAGCACTCCGCGACGACGTCGCTCCCGCGCCCGTCACGCGGTGCGTTGCGATGGCGATCAGGACGCCCGCTCCGTGAACACCGGCGCGAAGCCGCCGCCGGCGGTGCGGAAGTTCGTCGTCTGCCCCTGGTAGAGGCGCGCCGCGGTCAGTTGCACGGCGCCGTCGTAGACGTAGGCGCGGACGTCGAGCTTGAGCGGCACCTCGCGGTCCTCGATGCGGATCGTGCGCTCGCTCGGTGGGACGATCTCCTGCGCGACGTAGGGGCGCGCGAGGATCGCGTCCCACGTCCCGCGCGTGAGCTTGTCGCCGCGGTAGGCCGCTTTGCTGCCGTACCCTTCGACGGGCTTGAAGAACCACCGCTTGCGATCGCGCCAGAGCTCGTCGGCGCGCGCCGGGTCGACCGCGATCGTGCGCGGCACGCCGTCCGCGAGCACGGCGATCGCGTCCTGCGCGACGCCCCAGCCGCGCAGCCGCTCCGGGTCGGAGAAGACGGTGAGGTGGCGCTTGTCGGCGTAGCGGGCCCAGGCGTGCGGGTTCGGCGTCAGGACGACGTGGCCGGCCTCGTAGGCGGCACGGAGGGCGGCGCTCGCGGGGGTCGCGAGGAGGAAGTCGGTGAGCCGGTTGTAGACCAGGTCGATGCGCTCGCCGCCGGCCACGAGCGCGCTCCCCTCGTGGCGGAGCGCGGCGACGTCGGTCACGGTCGCGCGCAGCCCGGCGCGTCGGAAGAGCTCCTGAAACAGCAGGAACTCGGGGTAGAGGTACTGCTCGGCGGGCGCCTCATCGACGATCGCGATCGACCCGAGCGGCGCGTCGCCGCGCTGGCGCCGCCATTCGGCGCGGAACATCGCGAGGAACGCGTCGCCGAGCGCCGCAGGAGAGGTCGCGGCTCCCAGCACCGTCTCGACGTCGGCGCAGCACGCCTGCTGCGCCGTCGCCAGCACGGTGTTCAGGAGCGCCCCGCCCGCGTTGGTGTTGATCTCGATCAGCGCCGGGCCGCGCCGTCCGAGGTGGAAGTCGTAGCCGAGGAAGACGCCGCGCGGGCCGGGGTCGCGGTGCGCGATCGGCGGGGCGAGGTCGCGCGTCCACTCGCCGAACGGCGCCGAGGCGATCACCGTTTCGAGCGCCGCGACGATCCGCGCGATCCGGTCGAGGTGGGCGCGGGCGAGGAACAC includes the following:
- a CDS encoding ferritin-like domain-containing protein → MTLDEIVVPIRTLWKFDYDANVKALRDLYEVAKKQQWNAATDVPWHLETDPEAVGVIPGPGGDPLKEFQFIQDLPPRQKVELDKRRSAWTLSQMLHGEQGAMLCCGQLVDVIPDMDGKFYASTQVVDEARHVEVFHRYIQRLDRVYPLMAPLKSLLNAVISAELWQMKCVGMQVIAESLAMGSFKLMKAGTKDEVLARVVDLTAQDEARHVSFGLIYMKEELPRMSEDARTRVEDFAVAALRMLCSPEAQMAFGEPLFAIFREVGIDTDVAMKEMQAKFLDPAFRARQPNPFRDYVIPQLQRLGLITDRTAPAYREMELIQ